One stretch of Asterias rubens chromosome 8 unlocalized genomic scaffold, eAstRub1.3 super_scaffold_89, whole genome shotgun sequence DNA includes these proteins:
- the LOC117305582 gene encoding tripartite motif-containing protein 2-like: MAFSKPAQVSALEKIRKDYLECSICQEEYTEPKLLDCLHSLCKYCLLEYHTTNYKDAKMLICPLCRRETQLPETGVEDFKSNFILTGLAGQLEQVSSLEHSKLVCNLCDEKNNATHFCYDCPMFICANCYKMHKKIPSLLSHTVATLKDVRDGKTAMKKTKPKRHPECQTHEGEVMRFYCATCGVMICRDCTVIDHCKPQHEYIDCNQASSIYKQSLAQLFNPLEETMKKLKQSQATASTMKDNLNIAVKRTMADVKNRADEIRAEVTAQERRIMDEIQTILKDRNKKLEEFEQAVSVNLQQIKHSLQTAKDVSKNSSVPDFLASYPTISTDLMGLIDQNQPKIDSTLDHLRFNPGVCDISLGSLIMKEPKWELSLECGEGTNVTWGIDASVPGDEMAVADLCNKRVAIYDTKGHQKKSIPLSSCPQAVAAFQNQLVIVDGTNSVKMYNRNGNKMFEFHTVPHSEVGKTSVDLWSVAVIKDTIMVGDWNRSVITKHRSSDGSLIDTVSVQTKPWFLAIDSKDRVVISGKGKQVDIVGVNGTTLFSINPKINSQQVTSCRGVCCDSSAIYIAVWNGVVGNCHIHQYDTRGRFISCIAQGLYSPCGISLTSDGQQLAVADWTSVKIYNKV, encoded by the exons ATGGCGTTTTCTAAACCAGCACAAGTTTCAGCTCTAGAGAAAATCCGAAAGGATTATCTGGAGTGCAGTATTTGTCAAGAGGAGTACACGGAACCCAAACTACTAGACTGTCTTCACAGCTTGTGTAAATACTGTTTACTTGAATATCACACTACCAACTACAAAGATGCAAAGATGCTTATTTGTCCTTTGTGTCGAAGGGAGACACAACTTCCTGAGACGGGTGTTGAAGATTTCAAGAGTAATTTCATTTTAACTGGTCTTGCAGGTCAACTGGAGCAGGTCAGTTCACTTGAACACAGCAAGTTGGTCTGTAATTTATGTGATGAAAAAAACAACGCAACACATTTCTGTTATGACTGCCCCATGTTTATTTGTGCAAACTGCTACAAAATGCACAAGAAAATTCCCTCGTTGTTAAGCCATACAGTAGCTACTTTGAAAGATGTTAGAGATGGGAAAACTGCAATGAAAAAGACAAAACCCAAACGCCATCCAGAATGCCAAACTCATGAAGGTGAAGTGATGAGGTTCTACTGTGCAACATGTGGTGTGATGATTTGTAGAGATTGTACTGTCATAGATCACTGTAAACCACAACATGAGTATATTGACTGCAACCAAGCCTCATCCATATACAAACAGTCATTGGCTCAACTCTTTAATCCCCTTGAAGAAACCATGAAGAAGCTTAAACAATCTCAAGCAACTGCCTCAACAATGAAAGACAACCTAAACATTGCAGTTAAGAGAACCATGGCAGACGTGAAGAACAGAGCGGATGAGATCAGGGCTGAGGTAACAGCTCAAGAACGTCGCATCATGGATGAAATACAAACCATCCTTAAAGATCGGAACAAGAAATTGGAGGAATTTGAGCAGGCAGTGAGTGTAAACTTGCAGCAAATAAAGCATTCACTGCAGACTGCCAAAGATGTCAGCAAGAATTCATCAGTGCCTGACTTCCTTGCAAGCTATCCAACAATCAGTACAGACTTGATGGGACTCATAGATCAAAATCAACCCAAGATAGATTCGACCCTCGACCATCTGAGATTCAATCCAGGAGTTTGTGACATCTCCCTGGGTAGTCTGATTATGAAGGAGCCAAAGTGGGAGCTTAGTTTGGAGTGTGGTGAAGGAACCAATGTGACTTGGGGTATTGATGCCTCTGTACCTGGGGATGAGATGGCAGTGGCAGACCTCTGCAATAAAAGAGTGGCAATCTACGACACTAAGGGACACCAGAAGAAATCTATCCCACTATCAAGCT GCCCTCAGGCTGTTGCTGCATTCCAGAATCAGTTAGTGATTGTAGATGGGACCAACTCTGTCAAGATGTACAATAGGAATGGCAACAAGATGTTTGAATTCCACACAGTGCCTCATAGTGAAGTGGGCAAGACATCAGTAGACCTTTGGAGTGTAGCAGTCATAAAGGATACAATCATGGTCGGGGATTGGAATAGGTCAGTTATAACTAAACACAGATCCAGTGATGGTTCCCTCATTGACACTGTTTCAGTTCAGACTAAACCTTGGTTCTTGGCCATTGACAGCAAGGACAGAGTTGTGATCAGTGGTAAGGGGAAACAAGTAGACATTGTTGGAGTCAATGGTACTACACTATTCAGCATCAATCCAAAGATCAATAGTCAACAAGTTACATCCTGCAGAGGTGTATGCTGTGACAGCTCAGCTATCTACATTGCAGTGTGGAATGGGGTTGTTGGCAATTGTCATATTCATCAGTATGACACTCGGGGTAGATTTATCAGCTGTATTGCTCAGGGTCTGTACAGCCCATGTGGAATCTCATTGACATCAGATGGTCAGCAGCTTGCAGTGGCAGACTGGACCTCAGTGAAGATTTATAACAAGGTGTAA